The following proteins come from a genomic window of Lachnoclostridium phytofermentans ISDg:
- a CDS encoding DegV family protein — MLHIITDSTSDITQVQAAREDLIVVPLHNLFGVEEYLDGVTISTEEFYQRLATAEDLPTSSQPSPEEFLTHFNRCKEEGSSAVVITISSRLSGTFQSACIAKDMCEYDEIYLVDSFTATLGLNSLVQYAKILRERGLSAKQIAEELEDKKQKVRVFALVDTLKYLKKGGRLSASAALAGTLLNIKPIIEVKDGVVEVAAKSRGIQGAYKKVMELVEEANGIDMEFPYCIGYTGDINLTQNFDVHSKEYLKKQDITKVAIGSTIGVHVGPGACGIGFFSN; from the coding sequence ATGTTACACATTATAACTGATTCAACATCCGATATAACACAAGTTCAAGCAGCAAGAGAAGACTTGATTGTAGTACCTCTACATAATTTATTTGGTGTAGAGGAATACCTTGACGGTGTTACAATTTCAACTGAGGAGTTCTACCAAAGACTTGCAACCGCGGAAGATTTACCAACTTCAAGTCAACCTTCTCCAGAGGAATTCTTAACTCATTTTAATCGTTGTAAGGAAGAGGGAAGTAGCGCAGTTGTTATTACAATCTCTAGTAGATTAAGTGGAACCTTTCAAAGTGCTTGCATAGCAAAAGATATGTGTGAATATGATGAAATCTATCTTGTTGACAGCTTTACTGCAACGCTAGGTTTAAACAGTCTTGTTCAGTATGCTAAGATACTAAGAGAGAGAGGATTATCTGCGAAACAAATCGCTGAAGAGTTAGAAGATAAGAAACAAAAAGTCAGAGTATTTGCCCTAGTGGATACGTTAAAATACTTAAAAAAGGGTGGACGCTTATCGGCATCTGCGGCACTTGCAGGAACATTACTTAATATCAAACCTATTATAGAAGTTAAGGATGGTGTTGTTGAGGTTGCTGCTAAGTCGAGAGGTATACAAGGTGCATATAAGAAAGTGATGGAGTTGGTGGAAGAAGCGAATGGTATCGATATGGAGTTTCCATATTGCATCGGATATACTGGCGATATTAATCTAACACAGAACTTTGATGTACATTCTAAAGAGTATCTAAAAAAACAAGATATTACTAAGGTTGCCATTGGTAGTACGATTGGAGTTCATGTAGGGCCTGGTGCGTGCGGAATTGGATTCTTTAGTAACTAA
- a CDS encoding ribosomal-processing cysteine protease Prp: MIKVSIHQNKDGKINGFRCKGHAGYAESGQDIVCSAVSILVINTINSIEQFTSDTFEYKEDEKSGLIEFKVVSDLSDRTEVLLSSLLLGLHGIEEGLGRDYIKIDKRIQ, encoded by the coding sequence ATGATTAAAGTATCAATTCATCAGAATAAAGATGGTAAGATCAATGGGTTTCGATGCAAAGGGCATGCAGGTTATGCAGAGTCTGGTCAGGATATTGTTTGTTCTGCGGTTTCGATACTTGTGATAAATACCATTAATTCCATTGAACAGTTTACTTCGGATACTTTTGAGTATAAAGAGGATGAAAAAAGCGGTTTAATTGAATTTAAGGTAGTCTCAGATCTATCTGATCGTACGGAGGTATTATTATCCTCTTTACTATTAGGACTTCATGGTATCGAAGAAGGATTGGGACGTGATTATATTAAAATCGATAAACGGATACAGTAG
- the yhbY gene encoding ribosome assembly RNA-binding protein YhbY translates to MTSKQRAYLKGLAMNIDPIFQVGKASISPELTTGISEALEKRELIKISVLKNCLDDPREIASVLSERTHSEVVQVIGKKIVLYRESKEKKKIELPK, encoded by the coding sequence ATGACAAGTAAACAAAGAGCATATTTAAAGGGTCTTGCAATGAACATAGATCCAATTTTTCAAGTTGGTAAGGCGAGCATATCACCTGAACTAACAACTGGTATCTCTGAGGCATTAGAGAAAAGGGAATTAATAAAGATATCAGTGTTAAAAAACTGTTTAGATGATCCAAGAGAGATCGCTTCTGTATTATCAGAACGTACTCATTCAGAAGTTGTTCAGGTCATCGGAAAGAAAATAGTATTATATCGTGAGTCAAAGGAAAAGAAGAAGATCGAATTGCCAAAGTAA
- the rplU gene encoding 50S ribosomal protein L21, whose amino-acid sequence MYAIIATGGKQYKVAEGDIIKVEKLGVEAGATVSFDQVLVLNNGQVVVGNPTVAGASVSATVVEEGKNKKVIVYRYKRKSGYHKKNGHRQSYTKVKIDKINA is encoded by the coding sequence ATGTACGCAATTATAGCAACAGGTGGTAAACAGTACAAAGTAGCCGAAGGCGATATCATTAAAGTAGAAAAGCTTGGTGTAGAAGCTGGTGCAACTGTATCTTTTGACCAAGTTCTTGTTTTAAACAACGGTCAGGTTGTAGTAGGAAATCCTACTGTAGCTGGTGCTAGTGTTTCTGCAACAGTTGTAGAAGAAGGCAAGAATAAGAAAGTCATCGTTTACAGATATAAGAGAAAGTCCGGATACCACAAGAAGAATGGTCACAGACAGTCTTATACTAAGGTTAAGATTGACAAGATCAACGCTTAA
- a CDS encoding AraC family transcriptional regulator, producing the protein MKWLEDMNRAMDYIENSLQGKTDYEKIAQVACCSVYHFQRMFTFMTDITLSEYIRRRKMTMAAFDLQNSDMKIIDLALNYGYESPEAFTRAFQTLHGVTPTAARSMGANIKAFPRISFQISVKGVSEMNYKIVEKEAFQVYGIEGIFDTKDGENLIEIPQFWGKNLKNGAYDNLIKSAGYPSIINAVCTYRNTGGTTFPYMLCVMKTPLSNTTDYTVVDIPKATWAIFVNEPHDIEETSNAVQSLISRVYTDWLPTAKYEIVGGYDFEMYYTNSNGKFYEETWVRVVPKK; encoded by the coding sequence ATGAAGTGGCTTGAAGACATGAATCGAGCTATGGACTATATTGAAAACAGTTTGCAAGGAAAAACGGATTATGAAAAAATCGCACAAGTTGCTTGTTGCTCTGTATATCACTTTCAAAGGATGTTCACGTTTATGACCGATATTACTTTGTCTGAATATATCCGTCGAAGAAAAATGACGATGGCAGCTTTTGATTTACAAAATAGTGATATGAAAATTATTGACTTAGCTTTAAATTATGGTTATGAATCACCCGAAGCATTTACCAGAGCGTTTCAAACATTACATGGCGTTACTCCCACAGCAGCGCGCAGCATGGGAGCAAATATAAAAGCATTTCCGCGCATATCCTTTCAAATTTCTGTAAAAGGAGTAAGTGAAATGAATTACAAAATTGTTGAAAAAGAAGCATTTCAAGTTTATGGAATTGAGGGTATTTTTGATACCAAAGATGGTGAAAATCTGATTGAAATTCCCCAGTTTTGGGGTAAGAACCTGAAGAATGGTGCGTATGATAATCTTATAAAATCCGCAGGATATCCAAGTATAATAAATGCAGTGTGCACGTATCGAAATACGGGAGGAACTACTTTTCCGTATATGTTATGTGTTATGAAAACACCTTTGAGCAACACGACAGATTATACGGTAGTTGATATACCAAAAGCTACCTGGGCGATATTTGTGAATGAACCTCATGATATTGAGGAGACTTCAAATGCAGTTCAAAGTTTGATCTCTCGTGTTTACACTGATTGGTTGCCAACCGCAAAATATGAGATTGTTGGGGGCTATGATTTTGAAATGTACTATACCAACAGTAATGGAAAGTTCTATGAAGAAACATGGGTAAGAGTTGTTCCTAAGAAATAA
- the nadD gene encoding nicotinate-nucleotide adenylyltransferase — MRKVGIMGGTFNPIHFVHLLLAEAAYEQYHLEEIIFLPSKRPAYKPLSELIEEEHRFHMIELAISDNPHFSVSDMEFHREGNTYTADTLLELTKKFPDTEFYFIIGGDSLFELEKWSRPEIVMEKAHIVAAGRDDKDDDQMLQKIMELNEKYKAKIELLRVPMMEVSSRMLRERVKEGQSIRYFLPEAVRSYIIKHGFYL; from the coding sequence ATGAGAAAAGTTGGTATTATGGGTGGTACATTTAATCCTATCCACTTTGTTCATTTATTGCTTGCGGAAGCTGCTTATGAGCAGTATCATTTGGAGGAAATAATATTTCTTCCTTCCAAGCGACCAGCGTATAAACCATTATCGGAGTTAATTGAAGAAGAACATCGATTTCATATGATTGAATTAGCGATCAGTGACAATCCACATTTTTCTGTGTCTGATATGGAGTTCCATAGAGAAGGAAATACGTATACCGCAGATACGTTACTTGAGTTAACGAAGAAGTTTCCTGATACAGAGTTTTATTTTATTATTGGTGGGGATTCTTTGTTTGAACTTGAGAAATGGTCAAGACCAGAAATCGTAATGGAAAAAGCGCATATCGTTGCTGCTGGGCGGGATGATAAAGACGATGACCAAATGTTACAAAAGATAATGGAGCTGAATGAGAAATATAAGGCAAAGATTGAACTATTACGAGTGCCAATGATGGAAGTATCATCACGAATGCTGAGAGAACGAGTAAAGGAAGGGCAGTCAATCCGATATTTTTTACCAGAAGCCGTGAGAAGTTATATTATAAAACACGGGTTCTATCTCTAA
- the yneA gene encoding cell division suppressor protein YneA, with the protein MRERSVRNYSEEIISFMKYHFNHKAIGFLFVVIILFYLVSIIPTKIAYADQNTVSYKTFQSVEIKAGDTLWSIATKYYTEEYKSIQNYIEVIKESNSLKSDTIHSGCYLIIPYYQN; encoded by the coding sequence ATGAGAGAGAGAAGTGTTAGAAATTATTCAGAAGAAATTATAAGTTTTATGAAATATCACTTTAATCATAAGGCAATAGGTTTTTTATTTGTTGTCATTATATTATTTTATCTAGTATCTATTATTCCTACGAAGATAGCTTATGCTGATCAGAATACCGTAAGTTATAAAACTTTTCAAAGTGTGGAAATCAAGGCAGGGGATACTCTTTGGTCTATTGCTACGAAGTATTATACAGAAGAATATAAAAGTATACAAAATTATATTGAAGTAATAAAAGAAAGTAATTCTTTAAAAAGTGATACCATACATAGTGGATGTTATTTGATTATTCCGTACTATCAGAACTAA
- the rsfS gene encoding ribosome silencing factor, whose protein sequence is MENISKEMVRLAFKALEDKKAEDIKVIEIGNISVIADYFVIANGNNPSQVEAMVGAVDEELAKNGYQAKRIEGVKSSGWVLMDFGDVVVHVFSKEDRLFYDLERIWRDGKDVSLDISKEA, encoded by the coding sequence ATGGAAAATATTTCGAAGGAAATGGTACGTCTTGCATTTAAAGCATTAGAGGATAAAAAGGCGGAAGATATTAAAGTAATTGAAATCGGAAACATCTCTGTCATTGCAGATTATTTTGTCATAGCGAATGGTAACAATCCTTCTCAGGTAGAAGCTATGGTAGGAGCTGTAGATGAAGAATTAGCAAAGAACGGTTATCAAGCTAAGAGAATTGAAGGCGTTAAATCTTCAGGCTGGGTATTGATGGATTTCGGCGATGTTGTCGTTCATGTCTTTTCAAAAGAAGATCGTTTATTCTATGATTTGGAACGTATTTGGAGAGATGGTAAAGATGTATCTCTTGATATATCAAAAGAAGCTTAA
- the rpmA gene encoding 50S ribosomal protein L27, with protein MLKMNLQFFAHKKGVGSTKNGRDSESKRLGAKRADGQFVLAGNILYRQRGTKIHPGVNVGRGGDDTLFALVDGVLKFERKGRDKKQASVYPVEAK; from the coding sequence ATGTTAAAGATGAACCTTCAATTTTTCGCTCATAAAAAGGGTGTTGGTTCTACTAAGAACGGTAGAGATTCTGAGTCCAAGAGACTTGGTGCTAAGAGAGCTGACGGTCAGTTCGTATTAGCTGGAAACATTCTTTACAGACAGCGTGGTACTAAGATTCATCCAGGCGTTAACGTAGGACGCGGTGGAGATGATACGTTATTTGCTTTAGTAGACGGTGTTCTTAAGTTTGAAAGAAAGGGTAGAGACAAGAAACAAGCTAGTGTTTACCCAGTAGAAGCTAAATAA
- a CDS encoding MarR family winged helix-turn-helix transcriptional regulator produces the protein MNVYEAQLNDFFVTIFNDILRLEEGSLAKGKHKVLSVNEMHVIEAVYNSENDEKNTMKELSERLMITASSLTIAVKTLEQKGYLIRNRAQSDKRKVYVCTTEIAKEAYQEHRAFHEKLIANVSEQLNEAEIAALTLALGTLHRFFKKLK, from the coding sequence TTGAATGTCTACGAGGCGCAGTTAAATGATTTTTTTGTCACGATATTTAATGACATCTTAAGACTAGAAGAAGGTTCCTTAGCAAAAGGAAAACATAAAGTATTGTCTGTAAATGAAATGCATGTTATAGAGGCTGTATATAACAGCGAGAATGACGAAAAAAATACGATGAAGGAGTTATCAGAAAGACTAATGATAACAGCAAGTAGTTTAACAATAGCTGTAAAAACATTGGAGCAAAAAGGATATCTCATAAGAAATCGAGCACAAAGTGATAAGCGAAAGGTATATGTATGCACTACAGAAATAGCGAAAGAAGCTTACCAAGAACATCGAGCATTTCACGAGAAATTGATAGCAAACGTTTCAGAACAGTTAAATGAAGCAGAGATCGCTGCACTTACGCTGGCATTAGGAACATTACATCGTTTCTTTAAAAAACTTAAGTAG
- the yqeK gene encoding bis(5'-nucleosyl)-tetraphosphatase (symmetrical) YqeK — protein sequence MNQIVEQIEEQMKQLLPAKRYTHTVGVAYMAASLAMCYGENVEKSMIAGLLHDNAKYIPFEIAFEECKKAGIQVSECERNSPMLLHGKLGAYYAKTKYGIQDEEILSSITYHTTGKPAMTFLEKNIFLSDYIEVHRTQNTKPTLDVIRTTAFRDLDLSVYYALDNTLQFLKFNNRIIDSMSFDALEYYKVKVNKGK from the coding sequence ATGAATCAAATCGTAGAGCAGATTGAAGAGCAGATGAAACAGTTACTGCCAGCCAAGCGTTATACACATACGGTAGGGGTTGCCTATATGGCTGCATCCCTTGCGATGTGTTATGGGGAAAATGTTGAGAAATCTATGATTGCAGGTTTACTTCATGATAACGCGAAATATATACCTTTTGAGATAGCATTCGAAGAATGTAAAAAGGCTGGGATTCAGGTTTCAGAATGTGAGCGAAATAGTCCGATGTTATTGCACGGGAAATTAGGTGCTTATTATGCGAAAACCAAATATGGTATTCAAGATGAAGAAATTTTATCTTCGATTACTTATCATACGACAGGAAAGCCAGCGATGACATTTTTGGAGAAAAATATATTTCTGTCTGATTATATTGAGGTTCATAGAACGCAGAATACAAAGCCTACACTTGATGTGATCCGAACAACAGCGTTTAGGGACCTTGACTTATCGGTTTATTATGCACTAGATAATACATTACAATTCTTAAAGTTTAATAATCGCATAATTGACAGTATGTCTTTTGATGCACTGGAATATTATAAAGTAAAAGTCAACAAAGGAAAATAA
- the aroA gene encoding 3-phosphoshikimate 1-carboxyvinyltransferase, translated as MKFHKVKQINGTLTVPGDKSISHRAVMFGAIAEGTTEVYNFLKGADCLSTIQCFRQLGINIEEDTKQQVIRIHGKGLHGLTPPSTILDVGNSGTTLRLISGILSGQPFESNITGDSSIQKRPMNRVITPLSLMNADIKSVLGNGCAPLCINGSYQNGAKSALKSIHYNSPIASAQVKSSILLAGLYAEGETSVTEPYVSRNHTELMLQKFGANLSVNDKTVTIQPEPRLMAQKVHVPGDISSAAYFLAAACILPNSELVINNVGVNPTRDGIIDVLLAMGADITKEDLKNQEGEAVCNLRVRSSKLHGTVIEGSIIPRLIDEIPVIAVVACFAEGDTIIKDAAELKVKESNRIDVMVQQLKHMGANLTATEDGMIIHGGQKLSGTVIESKEDHRIAMSFAIASLMAEGETTIQGAECVNISYPEFYQDLYRLTCDN; from the coding sequence ATGAAATTTCATAAAGTGAAACAGATAAATGGTACCCTCACCGTACCAGGTGATAAGTCCATCTCACACCGTGCAGTTATGTTTGGAGCTATAGCAGAAGGAACTACAGAAGTTTATAATTTCTTAAAAGGTGCTGACTGTCTCTCAACCATACAGTGTTTTAGACAGCTGGGAATCAATATAGAAGAAGATACTAAACAGCAAGTGATTCGAATTCACGGAAAAGGACTTCATGGATTAACTCCACCTTCTACTATTCTTGATGTAGGTAATAGTGGAACGACGCTCCGTCTTATTTCTGGAATATTAAGTGGTCAACCATTTGAAAGTAACATTACCGGTGATAGTTCTATACAAAAACGGCCAATGAATAGAGTTATTACACCTCTAAGCCTAATGAATGCTGATATTAAAAGTGTTCTAGGAAACGGTTGTGCACCACTCTGCATTAATGGATCCTATCAAAACGGCGCAAAGTCTGCCTTAAAGAGTATTCATTATAATTCTCCTATTGCCTCTGCACAAGTTAAATCTTCTATTCTTTTAGCAGGTCTATATGCAGAAGGTGAAACTTCAGTAACTGAGCCATACGTTTCGAGGAATCATACCGAACTTATGTTACAAAAATTCGGTGCAAATCTTAGCGTAAACGACAAAACAGTAACTATTCAACCTGAACCAAGGTTAATGGCACAAAAAGTTCATGTACCAGGAGACATCTCTTCTGCCGCTTATTTCCTTGCTGCTGCTTGTATACTCCCTAATTCTGAACTTGTTATAAATAATGTAGGTGTAAATCCTACACGTGATGGAATCATCGATGTCTTGCTTGCGATGGGTGCTGACATTACGAAAGAAGATTTAAAGAATCAAGAAGGTGAAGCAGTATGCAATCTAAGGGTTAGAAGCAGTAAACTTCATGGCACTGTGATTGAAGGAAGTATCATCCCTCGTCTTATTGATGAGATACCTGTTATCGCTGTTGTTGCATGTTTTGCAGAAGGCGATACAATCATCAAAGATGCAGCCGAATTAAAGGTGAAAGAGTCCAATCGTATTGATGTAATGGTACAACAACTGAAACATATGGGCGCTAATCTTACTGCAACCGAAGATGGTATGATTATTCACGGAGGCCAAAAGCTATCTGGTACTGTCATCGAAAGTAAAGAAGATCATCGTATTGCAATGTCTTTCGCTATTGCAAGCCTAATGGCCGAAGGCGAAACGACTATTCAAGGTGCAGAATGTGTTAACATCTCCTATCCAGAATTTTATCAAGATTTGTATAGACTAACCTGCGATAATTAG
- the obgE gene encoding GTPase ObgE, whose product MFADSAKIFIRSGKGGDGHVSFRREIFVPAGGPDGGDGGKGGNVIFEVDEGLNTLGDFRLKRKYSAGDGENGQKKRCSGKDGEDLIIKVPEGTIIKETETGKVITDMSHENRREVILRGGRGGKGNQHYATPTMQVPKYAQPGQKAMELNVTLELKVIADVGLVGFPNVGKSTLLSRVTNAKPKIANYHFTTLNPNLGVVDLDGADGFVIADIPGLIEGASEGIGLGHEFLKHIERTRVIIHLVDAASTEGRDPVEDIEKINHELSSYNEGLLLKPQVIAANKTDVLYGEEEEEAINKIKEAFESKGIKVFPISAVSGQGVKELLYYVSDLLKTVDATPIVFEKEYFPEENLVMSEPYTVEYNETEEVYVVEGPRIERMLGYTNIDTEKGFEFFQKFLKENGILDQLEELGIGEGDTVRMYGLEFDYYK is encoded by the coding sequence ATGTTCGCAGATAGTGCAAAAATTTTTATACGCTCCGGAAAAGGTGGCGATGGACATGTTTCTTTCCGTCGTGAAATCTTTGTCCCTGCCGGCGGTCCTGATGGAGGAGACGGTGGTAAGGGTGGAAATGTTATATTTGAAGTTGATGAAGGTTTAAATACTCTTGGAGACTTCCGTTTAAAGAGAAAGTATTCTGCCGGTGATGGTGAAAACGGTCAAAAGAAACGTTGCTCTGGTAAAGATGGTGAAGATTTAATCATTAAAGTTCCAGAAGGTACCATTATTAAGGAAACAGAAACGGGTAAAGTTATCACCGATATGTCACATGAAAATCGTAGGGAAGTAATACTTCGCGGTGGTCGTGGTGGTAAGGGAAATCAACATTATGCAACTCCAACAATGCAGGTACCAAAATATGCTCAGCCAGGACAAAAGGCGATGGAACTAAATGTTACGTTAGAGCTTAAGGTAATCGCAGACGTTGGCTTAGTAGGATTCCCGAACGTAGGAAAATCTACATTATTATCACGAGTTACCAACGCAAAACCTAAGATTGCAAACTATCATTTCACTACACTAAATCCCAATCTTGGTGTTGTAGATTTAGATGGTGCGGATGGTTTTGTTATTGCTGATATTCCAGGATTAATTGAGGGTGCTTCCGAGGGAATTGGTTTAGGACATGAGTTCTTAAAACACATTGAGCGAACAAGGGTAATTATACATCTTGTAGATGCTGCATCAACCGAGGGTAGAGATCCAGTGGAAGACATTGAGAAAATCAATCATGAATTATCCTCCTATAATGAAGGATTATTATTAAAACCACAGGTAATAGCAGCAAATAAGACTGATGTTTTATATGGCGAAGAGGAAGAGGAAGCAATAAATAAAATCAAAGAAGCTTTCGAATCAAAGGGAATTAAGGTATTTCCAATCTCTGCAGTTAGCGGACAAGGAGTTAAGGAATTACTTTATTATGTAAGTGATTTATTAAAAACTGTTGATGCTACACCAATTGTATTTGAAAAGGAATACTTCCCAGAAGAGAATTTAGTGATGAGTGAGCCTTATACAGTTGAGTATAATGAAACGGAAGAAGTGTATGTAGTAGAAGGTCCTCGTATTGAAAGAATGCTTGGATATACTAACATAGATACAGAAAAAGGATTTGAGTTCTTCCAGAAGTTCTTAAAAGAAAATGGTATCTTAGATCAGTTAGAGGAGTTAGGAATTGGGGAAGGCGATACAGTACGTATGTATGGTCTTGAGTTCGACTACTACAAATAA
- the lexA gene encoding transcriptional repressor LexA yields the protein MGYGKISSKQQEILDYLKAQIISRGYPPAVREICEAVNLKSTSSVHSHLETLEKNGYIRRDPSKPRAIEIVDGEFNLTRRELVNVPIVGTVTAGQPILAVENIDGYFPIPTEYMPNEQSFMLKVKGDSMINAGIFNGDQILVKKQTTAENGDFVVALIDDSVTVKTFYKEKGYYRLQPENDFMEPIIVEDVQILGIVIGLFRLF from the coding sequence ATGGGATATGGGAAAATAAGTTCAAAGCAACAGGAAATACTTGACTATTTAAAGGCACAAATAATTAGCAGAGGTTATCCACCTGCAGTTCGGGAGATTTGCGAAGCCGTTAATTTAAAGTCTACCTCTTCTGTTCATTCCCATCTTGAGACATTAGAAAAGAACGGCTACATAAGAAGAGATCCTTCCAAACCGAGAGCAATAGAAATCGTCGACGGTGAATTTAATCTAACAAGAAGAGAACTAGTAAATGTACCTATCGTTGGTACGGTTACTGCTGGTCAGCCTATCTTAGCGGTGGAAAATATTGATGGATATTTTCCAATACCAACAGAATATATGCCAAATGAGCAATCCTTTATGTTAAAAGTAAAGGGCGACAGTATGATTAATGCTGGTATTTTTAATGGTGATCAGATCCTTGTGAAAAAGCAGACAACTGCAGAAAATGGGGATTTTGTCGTTGCGTTAATTGATGATTCTGTTACAGTAAAGACTTTCTATAAAGAAAAAGGTTATTACCGTTTACAGCCAGAGAATGATTTTATGGAACCTATTATTGTTGAAGATGTGCAAATTCTTGGTATCGTAATCGGATTATTCCGTTTATTTTAA
- a CDS encoding M48 family metallopeptidase gives MEIILNDKSISFQIQYTKASKFNLDFSPEGLITLKAPKKSTMEEINAFMKSNSKVLLKFEERMSNRTYLSSVKTYESDENFLFLGKVHKLSDLLSEIPETEDGVQEALKKFYTAKTKEIITERLAIYEPIIEVKAKGFKIVDSPATWGTCNSNKQLTFNYKLSMARLSAVDYVVIHELCHIMHLNHDRSFWRKVGMYDKDYKTHQEYLARFGAFMTI, from the coding sequence ATGGAAATTATACTGAATGATAAGTCTATCAGTTTTCAAATACAATATACAAAGGCTAGTAAATTTAACCTCGATTTTTCACCAGAAGGTCTAATCACTTTAAAAGCTCCAAAAAAATCAACTATGGAAGAAATCAATGCCTTTATGAAATCAAACTCAAAGGTCTTATTAAAATTTGAAGAAAGAATGAGTAATCGTACTTATCTTTCTAGTGTTAAAACGTATGAAAGTGACGAAAACTTTTTATTCCTTGGTAAAGTTCACAAACTCTCCGATCTTTTATCTGAAATTCCTGAGACAGAGGATGGAGTACAAGAAGCTCTAAAAAAGTTTTACACAGCAAAAACCAAGGAGATTATCACGGAACGACTGGCTATCTACGAACCTATCATTGAGGTAAAAGCGAAAGGATTCAAAATTGTAGACTCTCCAGCCACCTGGGGGACCTGTAATTCAAATAAACAGCTAACCTTTAACTACAAGTTATCCATGGCCAGATTGAGTGCAGTCGATTATGTTGTAATTCACGAACTTTGTCATATCATGCACTTAAATCATGATCGGTCTTTTTGGAGAAAAGTTGGTATGTATGATAAAGACTATAAAACACATCAGGAATACTTAGCACGTTTTGGAGCATTCATGACAATTTAA
- a CDS encoding phosphotransferase enzyme family protein, whose protein sequence is MLKMRNLISNYELAKDLLKNWEYDEENLDEMLSYFRISSNAIYPFFYKKKICFLRIAPTDEKRKENIYGEIEFIQYLREHDFKALCPVPSKNGEFIRIVNTKWGEYYATVFEKVAGKPVEACEYSEKMYHEYGKTMGRMHRLSSGFKPIIKKWTHEDVLNEIETMLTLYHCSNKAKIELENLRVELAKLPKNHLSYGLIHYDFELDNVFYDEKTNTCSVIDFDDGMYHWYSTDIEQFLDSVSEEKGELEAEQVKIAFFEGYQSEYPIVEETKNSIPLMRRFINLYSYVRIHHCLSDSFTSEKEWMTELRVKLTNMLKSIEETW, encoded by the coding sequence ATGTTAAAAATGAGAAATTTGATTAGTAATTATGAGTTAGCAAAAGACTTATTAAAAAACTGGGAGTATGATGAGGAGAATTTGGATGAGATGTTATCTTATTTTCGTATTTCTTCTAATGCCATTTATCCGTTTTTTTATAAGAAGAAGATTTGTTTTTTAAGAATTGCTCCAACCGATGAAAAACGGAAAGAGAATATTTATGGAGAAATTGAATTCATACAGTATTTAAGAGAACATGACTTTAAAGCCCTATGCCCGGTTCCTTCAAAGAATGGGGAATTTATTAGAATCGTAAATACAAAGTGGGGGGAGTATTATGCTACTGTTTTTGAGAAGGTAGCAGGTAAACCAGTGGAAGCTTGCGAATACTCAGAGAAAATGTATCATGAATATGGAAAAACAATGGGACGGATGCACCGACTTTCATCCGGATTTAAACCTATCATAAAAAAATGGACTCATGAGGATGTTCTAAATGAAATAGAAACTATGTTAACCCTCTACCATTGCTCTAATAAAGCAAAGATAGAGTTAGAAAATCTGAGAGTTGAGCTTGCAAAGCTACCAAAAAATCATTTATCTTACGGTCTCATTCATTATGATTTTGAACTAGATAATGTATTCTATGATGAAAAAACAAATACCTGCTCTGTTATTGATTTTGATGATGGAATGTATCATTGGTATTCTACAGATATAGAACAGTTTTTGGATTCTGTCTCTGAAGAAAAGGGTGAACTTGAGGCTGAGCAAGTAAAAATAGCATTTTTCGAAGGATATCAATCCGAATATCCAATCGTTGAGGAAACAAAAAATAGTATACCATTGATGAGACGCTTCATTAATTTGTATTCCTATGTGAGAATTCATCATTGTCTAAGTGATTCTTTTACCAGTGAAAAGGAATGGATGACAGAACTTCGTGTGAAATTAACGAATATGCTAAAATCAATAGAAGAAACTTGGTAA